One region of Streptomyces davaonensis JCM 4913 genomic DNA includes:
- a CDS encoding DUF2278 family protein, with translation MPLRSYGVLIARAVDTRREGASDTPHYQIHLTDGHGTDYRAAVNVLSQQQPSELLYFVADDFRHPVTARLAGLPGGWNTLPSGSGGANLDFVRGNLFDPAGMRKLPPDLSGPDNDLADLLDHYVRRAVDDPEARLYVFGERWGPEDGVRDKVFGFQPGNGVHDVHMNQGNSRRFRGDDGVWQDGGILLHFPAQERWVGIFLAFQSQSWHTDDLTGHALDAVDGSRPEPGTRPVRIVAALVNPRGPAPEAETVTLINASPDPVDLTGWTVGSRQGKRVPVPSGPLAAGASLLVALGEDAGLGNRGGEINLFDPEGLKAHGVSYTAEQAGREGWSLVF, from the coding sequence ATGCCACTGAGGTCCTACGGCGTACTGATCGCACGCGCCGTCGACACCCGGCGCGAAGGCGCCTCCGACACTCCGCACTACCAGATCCATCTGACGGACGGTCACGGTACCGACTACCGCGCCGCGGTGAACGTCCTGTCCCAGCAACAGCCCTCGGAGCTGCTGTACTTCGTCGCCGACGACTTCCGCCACCCGGTCACCGCCCGGCTCGCCGGGCTGCCGGGCGGCTGGAACACGCTGCCCTCCGGATCCGGTGGGGCCAATCTGGACTTCGTCCGCGGCAATCTCTTCGACCCGGCCGGGATGCGCAAGCTGCCGCCGGACCTCTCCGGGCCCGACAACGACCTCGCCGACCTCCTCGACCACTATGTACGGCGCGCGGTGGACGACCCGGAGGCCCGGCTGTACGTCTTCGGTGAGCGCTGGGGTCCCGAAGACGGCGTACGGGACAAGGTGTTCGGCTTCCAGCCCGGCAACGGCGTCCACGACGTCCACATGAACCAGGGCAACAGCCGGCGCTTCCGCGGTGACGACGGTGTCTGGCAGGACGGCGGCATCCTGCTGCACTTCCCCGCGCAGGAGCGCTGGGTGGGGATCTTCCTCGCCTTCCAGAGCCAGTCCTGGCACACCGACGACCTCACCGGGCACGCCCTCGACGCGGTCGACGGCAGCCGTCCCGAGCCGGGCACCCGGCCGGTCCGGATCGTCGCCGCGCTGGTCAACCCGCGCGGCCCGGCGCCGGAGGCGGAGACCGTCACTCTCATCAACGCCTCGCCCGACCCCGTCGACCTGACCGGCTGGACCGTCGGCAGCCGCCAGGGAAAGCGCGTTCCCGTGCCGTCCGGCCCGCTGGCCGCGGGCGCGAGCCTCCTGGTCGCCCTCGGCGAGGACGCCGGACTCGGCAACAGGGGAGGGGAGATCAACCTCTTCGACCCCGAGGGCCTGAAGGCGCACGGCGTCTCCTACACCGCCGAACAGGCGGGCAGGGAAGGCTGGTCGCTGGTGTTCTGA
- a CDS encoding acyltransferase domain-containing protein, translating into MADERRRFSAGLRIAVIGAGGRPVGSVSSAEEFDHDLFGLPEKDLPVARRRLMTVAWEALEHAGLPPRRLEGDRPAVFLAAEGAEPTRLRLGPHDAPVTACPSWLDAVRLAGESLRQGECRTALAAVSPLEADEGCAVLVLRLWEDARRDGDPVRSVLDPAEASADGTALVDLAEAVLRTGELAPEPPRPEPELLSPAVFPLSSSSPAALRADAGRLAELLAAPPAPHPADIASTLVRHRAHLAERAVVVARAPGELEAGLRAVAAGASVPGVVTGRALPAAGSGVVWVFSGDGSQWTGMGRELLEHEPAFGAFLDEVDPVFRAEGGYSPRDLLATWDVAEARCGRLQGICFAMQAALARVWHEHGVEPAAVIGHSGGEIAAAVAAGALSATDGALLVCRRSALLPRVAGAGTMALVDLPPDEVEAALRGRGDVVVGIRASSTTTVVSGDLDAVERLIGQWAAEGRFVRAVATDVAPHSPHMDPLLDEVRAGLAPLRPRAPRVPLYTSSLDDPRGADHFGPDYWAANLRNTVRFDAAVTAAAEDGYRIFLEISGHPLVTQSIQETLGAQGVDDAVVLPTLLRHRPERTTLLTQLGALHCHGAPVDLAARAPRGRLVDLPVRTWRRPTAEDQERTRSQDGPARRSDWHELPPDELAERLTETVRDLVTDQLGLKPAELDDERPLAEQGMESVASLALRRRLSDHLGVPLPATLLWNHPTIAEVVPVLAARLADTADADLVAVGAAQPSGFELLLSAVESDGAAR; encoded by the coding sequence ATGGCCGATGAGCGGCGGCGGTTTTCCGCCGGACTCCGTATCGCTGTGATAGGAGCGGGGGGCCGGCCGGTCGGCAGCGTCTCTTCGGCGGAAGAGTTCGACCACGATCTTTTCGGCCTCCCGGAAAAGGATCTTCCGGTGGCCCGGCGACGGCTGATGACCGTCGCCTGGGAGGCGCTGGAGCACGCGGGTCTCCCGCCCCGTCGCCTGGAGGGCGACCGGCCGGCGGTCTTCCTCGCGGCCGAGGGCGCCGAGCCGACGCGACTGCGCCTCGGGCCCCACGACGCGCCCGTCACCGCCTGTCCCTCGTGGCTCGACGCCGTCCGTCTCGCGGGCGAGAGCCTGCGCCAGGGCGAGTGCCGCACGGCGCTGGCCGCGGTGAGCCCTCTTGAGGCCGACGAAGGCTGCGCCGTCCTCGTGCTCCGGCTGTGGGAGGACGCGCGACGGGACGGGGATCCGGTGCGCAGCGTGCTCGACCCCGCCGAGGCCTCGGCCGACGGCACCGCCCTCGTCGACCTCGCCGAGGCGGTGCTGCGTACCGGGGAGCTCGCGCCCGAACCCCCCAGGCCCGAACCCGAGTTGTTGTCCCCGGCCGTGTTCCCGCTGTCCAGCTCCTCACCCGCCGCCCTGCGCGCCGACGCCGGACGCCTCGCCGAACTCCTGGCCGCACCCCCCGCCCCGCACCCCGCGGACATCGCTTCGACGCTCGTCCGGCACCGGGCGCACCTCGCCGAGCGTGCCGTGGTGGTGGCGCGTGCCCCCGGTGAACTGGAGGCCGGACTGCGGGCCGTCGCCGCCGGCGCCTCCGTGCCGGGGGTCGTCACGGGCCGCGCTCTGCCCGCCGCCGGGTCCGGGGTCGTCTGGGTGTTCTCCGGCGACGGCTCCCAATGGACCGGAATGGGCCGGGAGTTACTGGAGCACGAGCCCGCCTTCGGTGCCTTCCTGGACGAGGTCGACCCGGTCTTCAGGGCTGAGGGCGGCTACTCCCCGCGGGATCTGCTCGCCACCTGGGACGTGGCCGAGGCCCGGTGCGGCCGGCTCCAGGGGATCTGCTTCGCCATGCAGGCCGCGCTCGCCCGGGTGTGGCACGAGCACGGAGTCGAACCCGCCGCCGTCATCGGGCACTCGGGCGGTGAGATCGCCGCCGCCGTGGCCGCCGGCGCGCTGTCCGCCACCGACGGCGCCCTGCTGGTCTGCCGCCGCTCCGCCCTGCTGCCCCGGGTCGCGGGCGCCGGCACCATGGCCCTGGTCGACCTGCCGCCGGACGAGGTCGAGGCGGCGCTGCGCGGCCGGGGCGACGTCGTCGTCGGGATCCGGGCCTCCAGCACCACGACCGTGGTCTCCGGCGATCTCGACGCCGTGGAGCGGCTCATCGGGCAATGGGCCGCCGAGGGCCGGTTCGTACGGGCCGTGGCCACGGACGTCGCCCCGCACAGCCCGCACATGGACCCGCTCCTCGACGAGGTCCGGGCCGGTCTCGCGCCCCTTCGGCCCCGCGCCCCCCGGGTCCCGCTGTACACCAGCTCGCTCGACGACCCGCGCGGTGCGGACCACTTCGGCCCCGACTACTGGGCGGCGAACCTGCGCAACACCGTCCGCTTCGACGCCGCGGTCACGGCCGCCGCCGAGGACGGGTACCGCATCTTCCTCGAGATCTCCGGACACCCCCTGGTGACGCAGTCCATCCAGGAGACCCTGGGGGCCCAGGGCGTCGACGACGCGGTCGTGCTGCCGACGCTGCTGCGCCATCGCCCCGAACGGACGACTCTGCTCACCCAGCTCGGCGCCCTGCACTGCCACGGCGCCCCGGTCGACCTGGCCGCACGCGCTCCCCGGGGCCGGCTCGTCGACCTGCCCGTCCGGACCTGGCGGCGGCCGACGGCCGAGGATCAGGAGCGGACCCGGAGCCAGGACGGTCCCGCACGACGCTCCGACTGGCACGAACTGCCCCCGGACGAGCTGGCCGAGCGGCTGACGGAAACGGTCCGAGATCTCGTCACCGATCAACTCGGCCTCAAACCTGCCGAGTTGGACGACGAGCGACCGCTCGCCGAACAGGGCATGGAGTCGGTGGCCTCGCTGGCGCTGCGGCGACGCCTGTCGGACCACCTCGGCGTCCCCCTCCCGGCCACCCTGCTGTGGAACCACCCCACCATCGCCGAGGTGGTCCCCGTGCTCGCCGCCCGGCTGGCCGACACGGCCGACGCGGACCTCGTGGCGGTCGGCGCTGCCCAGCCCTCCGGGTTCGAACTGCTGCTGAGCGCCGTCGAGAGTGACGGAGCCGCCCGGTGA
- a CDS encoding cytochrome P450 yields the protein MDRQPHGRLDELLRDPYPHYERARHTGGLTHVAELDAWMVARDTDVREVLRRPEDFSSANALRPDVLPSPAALAVLGRGFGGRPVVVTADGALHQRLRTPIVRGLSPARVTAVLPYAAERAAALVDSFAADGSVEFMSAYAHRLPGEVIGRIVGIDPADVPAVVHGGHRAEELLFRPLKEAEQVAAAEDVVAMQQLLDRYAQRRHAEPREDLCSELVASVLPPGAAELTLEERHELVAHLQNLLLAGHLTTTALLGTTVLHLLRHPDQWALLCAEPERIPAAVEEAARYDSALQGFRRVTTRPVTLAGTELPAGAALFVAFGGANRDPERHPRPDAFDITRAPGRHLAFGLGAHGCPGSKLAREQLRITLEELTRRLPGLRLAEDDPVVMRPTMIHRSPYRLRLTW from the coding sequence GTGGACCGTCAACCGCACGGAAGACTGGACGAGTTGCTGCGCGACCCCTACCCGCACTACGAGCGCGCCCGGCACACCGGCGGCCTGACCCATGTCGCCGAACTCGACGCCTGGATGGTCGCCCGGGACACCGACGTACGCGAAGTGCTGCGCCGCCCCGAGGACTTCTCCTCGGCGAACGCGCTACGGCCGGACGTGCTGCCCTCGCCCGCCGCGCTCGCCGTGCTCGGCCGCGGATTCGGCGGCCGCCCCGTCGTCGTCACCGCCGACGGGGCGCTGCACCAGCGGCTGCGCACCCCGATCGTGCGCGGCCTGTCCCCGGCGCGGGTCACCGCGGTGCTGCCGTACGCCGCCGAGCGGGCCGCGGCGCTGGTCGACTCCTTCGCCGCGGACGGCTCGGTGGAGTTCATGTCCGCCTACGCCCACCGGCTCCCCGGTGAGGTGATCGGCCGGATCGTCGGCATCGACCCGGCGGACGTGCCCGCCGTCGTGCACGGCGGACACCGGGCCGAGGAGCTGCTGTTCCGGCCCTTGAAGGAGGCCGAGCAGGTCGCCGCGGCCGAGGACGTGGTCGCCATGCAGCAGCTCCTGGACCGGTACGCACAGCGGCGGCACGCCGAGCCGCGCGAGGACCTGTGCAGCGAACTCGTCGCCTCCGTCCTGCCGCCCGGCGCGGCCGAGCTGACCCTGGAAGAGCGCCACGAACTCGTCGCGCACCTCCAGAACCTGCTGCTCGCCGGGCATCTGACGACCACCGCCCTGCTCGGCACGACCGTGCTCCACCTGCTGCGCCACCCGGACCAGTGGGCGCTGCTGTGCGCCGAGCCCGAGCGCATCCCGGCGGCGGTGGAGGAGGCCGCCCGGTACGACAGCGCCCTTCAGGGCTTCCGCCGGGTCACCACCCGCCCGGTCACCCTGGCCGGGACCGAACTCCCGGCCGGGGCAGCGCTGTTCGTCGCGTTCGGCGGCGCCAACCGGGACCCCGAGCGCCATCCGCGGCCCGACGCCTTCGACATCACCCGTGCCCCGGGCCGTCACCTCGCCTTCGGGCTCGGTGCGCACGGCTGCCCCGGCTCCAAACTCGCCCGCGAGCAGCTGAGGATCACCCTGGAGGAGCTGACCCGGAGACTGCCGGGCCTCAGGCTGGCGGAGGACGACCCGGTCGTGATGCGGCCGACGATGATCCACCGCTCCCCGTACCGCCTCCGCCTGACCTGGTGA
- a CDS encoding type I polyketide synthase has product MSISQRLSDLAPPQREALAERLGAAAGAVTSEPVAVIGMGCRLPGGVASPDDLWRLLAEGRDVVGPVPGSRRAPAAGTDGLDAPARERLHHGGFLADVTGFDAEFFGIAPREAEAMDPQQRLLLEVAWETLEHAGTVPARLAGSRTGVFVGAYYNEYLQRGLADPETLDAYTLTGGLHSVLAGRISYLLDLRGPCLAVDSACSSSLTAVHLACQSLRLRESDTALAGGVNLILDVGISHSLEEFGLLAGGGRCRTFDAGADGIVRTEGCALVLLKRLSDALRDGDRVLAVLRGSGVNQDGRSNGLTAPSGTAQRDLLRSTVTRAGVDPTQVGMVEAHGTGTALGDPIEVEALAEVYGAGQSGRCALGAVKTNLGHSEAVSGVTGLIKTVLAVGRGVVPRNLHFTELNPNISLDGTRLFVPVEDTPWPVQGPPRLAAVSAFGMGGTNAHVLVEQAPRTAGTAPAPAVDSPLLFPLSGATDAGLRGTARRLADWLDGPGADTPLADVGHTLTLRRTHHPARLTVVAEDRPALVDRLRRFLAGEIAVGNSEGTVTRAADRGVVWVFSGHGSQWTGMGTELLAHDPVFAQVIDELDPVYAEETGVPLRDALREDLRTAPADRVQPLLYALQVALAEVWRAHGVPPAAVIGHSMGEIAAAVAAGALDRRDGARLVCRRSRLLRAVAGRGAMAALDLDAEAAERLLAGHEGLTAAILAAPRSTVVSGPPQAVDALVADATAAGVIARRLASDVAFHGPAMDPLCDRLRSDIADLRWAEPEIPFYSSTYDGSRYTGVLDTAHWVANLRNPVRFGAAVAAAAAAGHRLFAELSPHPVVRHALRQTLDAADADDAVVVASLRRDEPERATLLAHLGALHCQGVRLDWPRLHPAGELAALPPTAFAHRRHWRAGAAVLRRTAHPTLGTPAELAAFPDARVWEKPVEPGTALDRQYCLEHAWAAAGAMGLDSSAVTDFAAREEPPRADTTRLQTTVRRTGPGTADWQLHRRAEDGPWQLLADARLAEDEQSGVPADWVYRTEWRPLPLPDGPAGDAGRWLVVDGGGIGDAVRAQVAAHGGTVTVVPASDLRDLTSEELAARLPGVADVDHVLYCAALDSPDDEPESPRWANRLTVELLRLARLLAGPGRGRARLHLVTRYAQTVADETRVVPAQAVLWGLGRGLAVELTEIWGSLTDLDDTSPAAAARLLCAEATRSDGEDQVAFRGGERYVTRLVRGKLDAGTTGTLDPGGCHLVVGAGGSIGPSLVDRLATLGARHLVLLTRGGLTGAAADTAARLRAQGTAVTEVRADVADERAMTELFARFGADLPELHGVFNAAMAGGYTELADLTDEDVALMLRPKVDGSVLLHRLSAGHDVRHFVLFSSTAALLGARGLTHYAAANYFLDSLARHRRALGRPALVIDWGIWGEAFGQVHYSELMSDSGLRPMPDTLAVRALDSLLFADDIHTVVASVDWPTLAEAYRSRIALHLIDEVAPARATAGRRTAPGQEAARVLAATGEARGRLLTEFVRATVADLLGFESPRQLGTDQRFFQIGMDSMTASRTQVRLSRDLGCDLPAAAVFNYPTVESLTEYLLTELGGDDAEDTPPAEGTPRPTTPASSTSPSGTSPTDDLSEDELIRRLTERLGPL; this is encoded by the coding sequence GTGAGCATCAGCCAGCGACTCTCCGACCTCGCGCCCCCGCAGCGCGAGGCCCTCGCCGAACGGCTCGGCGCGGCGGCCGGGGCCGTGACCTCCGAACCCGTCGCGGTCATCGGCATGGGCTGCCGGCTGCCCGGCGGGGTCGCCTCCCCGGACGACCTGTGGCGGCTCCTCGCCGAGGGCCGCGACGTCGTGGGCCCGGTGCCCGGGAGCCGGCGCGCCCCGGCCGCCGGGACGGACGGTCTGGACGCGCCCGCCCGCGAGCGCCTGCACCACGGCGGTTTCCTCGCCGATGTCACCGGGTTCGACGCGGAGTTCTTCGGAATCGCGCCCCGCGAGGCCGAGGCCATGGATCCCCAGCAGCGGCTGCTGCTCGAAGTGGCCTGGGAGACGCTGGAACACGCGGGCACCGTCCCGGCCCGTCTGGCGGGCAGCCGTACCGGCGTCTTCGTCGGCGCCTACTACAACGAGTACCTCCAGCGCGGCCTCGCCGACCCCGAGACGCTCGACGCGTACACCCTCACCGGCGGCCTGCACAGCGTGCTCGCCGGGCGGATCTCCTACCTCCTCGATCTGCGCGGCCCCTGTCTCGCCGTGGACAGCGCCTGCTCCTCCTCCCTGACGGCCGTCCACCTGGCCTGCCAGAGCCTCCGGCTCAGGGAGAGCGACACCGCCCTGGCCGGTGGCGTCAACCTCATCCTCGACGTCGGGATCAGCCACTCGCTGGAGGAGTTCGGGCTGCTGGCGGGCGGCGGCCGGTGCCGCACCTTCGACGCCGGCGCCGACGGGATCGTCCGCACCGAGGGCTGCGCCCTGGTCCTGCTCAAGCGGCTCTCCGACGCGCTCCGCGACGGGGACCGCGTGCTTGCCGTGCTCCGCGGCAGCGGCGTCAACCAGGACGGCCGTTCCAACGGCCTGACCGCGCCCTCCGGCACCGCCCAGCGCGACCTGCTGCGCTCCACCGTCACCAGGGCCGGAGTCGACCCGACCCAGGTCGGGATGGTCGAGGCGCACGGCACCGGCACCGCCCTCGGTGATCCGATCGAGGTGGAGGCGCTGGCCGAGGTGTACGGCGCCGGGCAGTCGGGGCGCTGCGCCCTCGGCGCCGTCAAGACCAACCTCGGTCACTCCGAGGCGGTCTCCGGGGTGACCGGACTGATCAAGACGGTGCTCGCCGTGGGCCGGGGCGTCGTGCCGCGCAACCTGCACTTCACGGAGCTGAACCCGAACATCTCCCTCGACGGGACCCGCCTGTTCGTCCCCGTCGAGGACACACCGTGGCCGGTCCAGGGCCCGCCGCGGCTCGCGGCCGTCTCCGCCTTCGGCATGGGCGGCACCAACGCGCACGTCCTGGTGGAACAGGCGCCCCGGACCGCCGGCACGGCGCCCGCGCCCGCGGTGGACTCCCCGCTGCTGTTCCCGCTGTCCGGGGCCACGGACGCCGGCCTGCGCGGCACCGCCCGACGGCTCGCCGACTGGCTCGACGGCCCCGGCGCCGACACGCCCCTGGCCGACGTCGGCCACACCCTCACGCTGCGCCGCACCCACCATCCGGCCCGGCTGACCGTGGTGGCCGAGGACCGGCCCGCCCTGGTGGACCGGCTGCGCCGCTTCCTCGCGGGCGAGATCGCCGTCGGCAACAGCGAGGGCACGGTCACCCGGGCCGCCGACCGGGGCGTCGTGTGGGTGTTCTCCGGCCATGGCTCGCAGTGGACCGGCATGGGCACCGAACTGCTGGCGCACGACCCCGTGTTCGCCCAGGTGATCGACGAACTCGACCCGGTCTACGCCGAGGAGACCGGCGTACCCCTGCGGGACGCGCTGCGCGAGGACCTGCGGACGGCACCGGCCGACCGCGTCCAGCCGCTGCTCTACGCCCTCCAGGTCGCCCTCGCCGAGGTATGGCGCGCGCACGGCGTCCCTCCGGCCGCCGTGATCGGCCACTCCATGGGGGAGATCGCCGCCGCCGTCGCCGCCGGAGCGCTCGACCGCCGGGACGGAGCCCGGCTCGTCTGCCGCCGGTCGCGGCTGCTGCGCGCCGTCGCGGGCCGTGGCGCGATGGCCGCGCTGGACCTCGACGCCGAGGCGGCCGAGCGCTTGCTCGCCGGGCACGAGGGCCTGACCGCCGCCATCCTCGCCGCCCCCCGTTCCACCGTCGTGTCCGGGCCGCCGCAGGCCGTGGACGCCCTGGTGGCGGACGCGACGGCGGCCGGTGTCATCGCGCGCAGGCTCGCCTCCGACGTCGCCTTCCACGGCCCGGCGATGGACCCGCTGTGCGACCGACTGCGGTCGGACATCGCCGACTTGAGGTGGGCGGAGCCCGAGATCCCCTTCTACAGCAGCACCTACGACGGCTCCCGGTACACCGGCGTCCTCGATACCGCGCACTGGGTGGCGAACCTGCGCAACCCCGTCCGGTTCGGCGCCGCCGTGGCCGCCGCCGCGGCCGCCGGTCACCGGCTGTTCGCCGAGCTCTCGCCGCACCCGGTCGTCCGCCACGCCCTGCGGCAGACGCTGGACGCGGCGGACGCCGACGACGCCGTGGTGGTCGCCTCGCTGCGCCGCGACGAGCCCGAGCGGGCCACCCTGCTCGCCCACCTCGGCGCCCTGCACTGCCAGGGCGTGCGGCTCGACTGGCCCCGCCTGCACCCCGCGGGCGAACTGGCCGCGCTGCCGCCCACGGCCTTCGCGCACCGCCGCCACTGGCGGGCCGGCGCCGCGGTGCTCCGGCGCACCGCCCACCCGACGCTCGGCACACCGGCGGAACTCGCTGCCTTCCCCGACGCACGCGTGTGGGAGAAGCCCGTCGAACCCGGCACCGCACTCGACCGGCAGTACTGCCTGGAACACGCCTGGGCCGCCGCCGGGGCGATGGGGCTCGACTCGTCCGCCGTGACGGACTTCGCCGCGCGCGAAGAGCCCCCACGGGCGGACACGACCCGCCTCCAGACCACGGTGCGCCGCACCGGCCCCGGCACGGCCGACTGGCAGCTGCACCGGCGTGCCGAGGACGGCCCGTGGCAGTTGCTCGCCGACGCCCGGCTGGCCGAGGACGAGCAGAGCGGAGTGCCCGCCGACTGGGTCTACCGGACCGAATGGCGGCCGCTGCCGCTGCCCGACGGCCCCGCCGGTGACGCCGGACGATGGCTCGTCGTCGACGGCGGCGGCATCGGCGACGCCGTCCGCGCACAGGTCGCCGCCCACGGCGGCACCGTCACCGTCGTACCCGCGAGCGACCTCCGGGACCTCACGTCCGAGGAACTGGCCGCGCGGCTGCCCGGCGTGGCGGACGTCGACCACGTCCTGTACTGCGCGGCGCTCGACAGCCCGGACGACGAGCCCGAATCGCCGCGCTGGGCGAACCGGCTGACCGTCGAACTGCTGCGGCTGGCCCGGCTGCTGGCCGGACCGGGACGCGGACGGGCCCGCCTGCACCTGGTCACCCGCTACGCGCAGACCGTCGCCGACGAGACCCGCGTCGTGCCCGCCCAGGCCGTCCTGTGGGGGCTGGGACGTGGCCTCGCCGTCGAACTCACCGAGATCTGGGGCTCGCTGACCGACCTCGACGACACCTCCCCGGCCGCGGCGGCCCGGCTGCTGTGCGCCGAGGCGACCCGCTCCGACGGCGAGGACCAGGTCGCCTTCCGCGGCGGCGAGCGCTACGTCACCCGCCTCGTGCGCGGCAAGCTCGACGCCGGTACGACCGGGACGCTCGATCCCGGCGGCTGTCACCTGGTCGTCGGCGCCGGCGGCTCCATCGGCCCGAGCCTCGTCGACCGGCTGGCCACCCTCGGCGCCCGCCACCTGGTCCTGCTGACCCGCGGCGGACTGACCGGCGCCGCCGCCGACACCGCGGCACGGCTGCGGGCGCAGGGCACGGCGGTCACCGAGGTCAGGGCCGACGTGGCCGACGAGCGGGCCATGACGGAGCTGTTCGCCCGATTCGGCGCCGACCTGCCCGAGCTGCACGGCGTCTTCAACGCGGCGATGGCCGGCGGCTACACGGAACTCGCCGACCTCACCGACGAGGACGTCGCCCTCATGCTGAGGCCCAAGGTCGACGGCTCCGTCCTGCTGCACCGGCTCTCCGCCGGCCACGACGTCCGCCACTTCGTGCTGTTCTCCTCCACCGCCGCGCTGCTCGGCGCCCGCGGACTGACCCACTACGCGGCCGCCAACTACTTCCTGGACTCCCTCGCCCGCCACCGCCGCGCCCTCGGCCGGCCGGCGCTGGTGATCGACTGGGGTATCTGGGGAGAGGCCTTCGGGCAGGTCCACTACAGCGAGCTGATGTCCGACTCGGGACTGCGGCCCATGCCGGACACCCTCGCCGTCCGCGCCCTGGACTCCCTGCTCTTCGCGGACGACATCCACACCGTCGTCGCCTCGGTCGACTGGCCCACCCTGGCCGAGGCCTACCGCTCCCGCATCGCCCTGCACCTGATCGACGAGGTCGCCCCGGCACGCGCCACGGCCGGCCGGCGTACCGCCCCCGGCCAGGAGGCCGCCCGTGTCCTCGCCGCCACCGGCGAGGCCCGCGGCCGACTGCTCACCGAGTTCGTCCGGGCGACCGTCGCGGATCTGCTCGGCTTCGAATCGCCGCGCCAACTCGGCACGGACCAGCGGTTCTTCCAGATCGGCATGGACTCGATGACGGCCAGCAGGACCCAGGTCCGGCTCTCCCGCGACCTGGGTTGCGACCTCCCCGCCGCCGCGGTGTTCAACTACCCGACGGTCGAGTCGCTGACGGAGTACCTGCTGACGGAACTCGGCGGCGACGACGCCGAGGACACCCCACCCGCCGAGGGCACCCCACGCCCCACCACTCCCGCAAGCAGCACGTCCCCCTCCGGGACATCCCCCACCGACGATCTCTCGGAGGACGAACTCATCCGCCGCCTGACGGAAAGACTGGGCCCCCTGTGA
- a CDS encoding polysaccharide deacetylase family protein — translation MPSLTKKMTKTGAALLAAMTLSATLALTGCTRLETSSPADARADAKADVQARAGTVDCREAKCIALTFDAGPSENSPRLLDILKEEQVPATFFLLGKRHIEKYPELVKRMADEGHEIASHTWDHKILTDLDREEIREELERPNKEIERLTGRRPTLMRPPQGRTDDTVHEICRELGLSEILWSVTAKDYKTNDSALIKKRVLDQSDRDGIILLHDIYKGTVPAVPGIIDALKKQGYVFVTVPQLLAPGKAEPGKVYR, via the coding sequence ATGCCTTCTCTGACCAAGAAGATGACCAAAACGGGGGCCGCGTTGCTCGCCGCCATGACCTTGTCCGCCACCCTGGCGCTGACCGGGTGCACGCGCCTGGAGACCAGTTCGCCTGCCGACGCCCGCGCCGACGCCAAGGCCGACGTCCAGGCCCGGGCGGGGACCGTCGACTGCCGGGAGGCCAAGTGCATAGCGCTGACCTTCGACGCCGGGCCCAGCGAGAACTCGCCGCGACTGCTGGACATACTCAAGGAGGAGCAGGTCCCGGCGACCTTCTTCCTCCTCGGCAAGCGGCACATCGAGAAGTACCCGGAGCTCGTGAAGCGGATGGCCGACGAGGGCCACGAGATCGCCAGCCACACCTGGGACCACAAGATCCTCACCGATCTGGACCGGGAGGAGATACGCGAGGAACTGGAGCGCCCGAACAAGGAGATAGAGCGTCTGACCGGGCGCCGACCGACCCTGATGCGTCCGCCGCAGGGCCGCACCGACGACACCGTGCACGAGATCTGCCGGGAGCTGGGCCTCTCCGAGATCCTGTGGAGCGTGACGGCGAAGGACTACAAGACCAATGACTCGGCGCTGATCAAGAAGCGCGTCCTCGACCAGTCGGACCGGGACGGGATCATCCTGCTGCACGACATCTACAAAGGCACGGTGCCCGCGGTGCCCGGGATCATCGACGCGCTGAAGAAGCAGGGGTATGTGTTCGTGACCGTGCCGCAGTTGCTCGCGCCGGGGAAGGCCGAGCCCGGCAAGGTCTACCGCTGA